The following proteins are encoded in a genomic region of Pyrus communis chromosome 11, drPyrComm1.1, whole genome shotgun sequence:
- the LOC137707540 gene encoding PTI1-like tyrosine-protein kinase At3g15890: MAFRPMFCCGGGFSRKVRGKKQPTWRVFSLKELHAATNNFNYDNKLGEGGFGSVYWGQLWDGSQIAVKRLKVWSNKADMEFAVEVEILARVRHKNLLSLRGYCAEGQERLIVYDYMPNLSLLSHLHGQHSAECLLDWTRRMNIAIGSAEGVAYLHHRATPHIIHRDIKASNVLVDSDFQAQVADFGFAKLIPDGATHVTTRVKGTLGYLAPEYAMLGKASESCDVYSFGILLLELASGKKPIEKVSVTMKRTITDWALPLACERKFDEIADPKLNGKYVEDELKRVVFVALLCAHSQPERRLTMLEVVELLKGESKEKLAQLENDELFKAPQVAEYNEGNDGTTAAEEHSSDVISEEKDEKKDLKEEAAPGSAHSG, translated from the exons ATGGCTTTTCGTCCAATGTTTTGTTGCGGAGGGGGATTTTCTCG AAAAGTACGAGGAAAGAAGCAGCCAACATGGAGGGTCTTTTCCTTGAAGGAACTGCACGCAGCaacaaacaattttaattatGACAACAAACTTGGAGAGGGAGGATTTGGAAGTGTTTACTGGGGTCAGCTCTGGGATGGATCACAA ATTGCAGTTAAAAGGTTAAAAGTCTGGAGTAACAAAGCAGACATGGAGTTTGCTGTTGAGGTGGAGATACTGGCACGAGTCCGGCACAAGAATCTGCTCAGTTTACGCGGCTATTGTGCAGAAGGGCAAGAGCGTTTAATTGTATATGATTACATGCCAAATTTGAGCTTACTTTCCCATCTTCATGGCCAGCACTCAGCTGAATGCCTTCTTGATTGGACCCGGCGGATGAATATAGCAATTGGGTCTGCTGAAGGAGTTGC CTATCTTCACCATCGTGCAACCCCACATATAATCCACAGAGACATCAAAGCTAGCAATGTGTTAGTTGATTCAGATTTTCAGGCTCAAGTTGCTGATTTTGGTTTTGCGAAGCTAATCCCGGATGGGGCTACACATGTGACCACAAGAGTTAAAGGTACCTTAGGCTACCTTGCACCTGAATATGCTATGTTAGGGAAAGCATCAGAGAGTTGTGATGTCTACAGCTTCGGCATTCTCCTGCTCGAGCTTGCTAGTGGCAAGAAACCCATTGAGAAAGTGAGTGTAACAATGAAACGCACGATTACTGATTGGGCACTGCCATTGGCCTGTGAGAGGAAGTTTGATGAAATAGCAGATCCCAAACTCAATGGAAAGTATGTAGAGGATGAGCTGAAAAGAGTTGTCTTTGTGGCTCTACTATGTGCTCATAGTCAGCCTGAGAGAAGACTGACTATGCTAGAGGTGGTAGAGCTTCTGAAGGGAGAATCGAAAGAGAAGTTGGCCCAACTAGAAAATGACGAACTATTTAAGGCTCCCCAGGTTGCAGAATATAATGAGGGGAATGATGGGACAACAGCAGCCGAAGAACATAGCTCAGATGTCATCTCAGAGGAGAAAGACGAAAAAAAGGATTTGAAAGAGGAGGCTGCGCCTGGGAGTGCACATAGTGGCTGA